The following coding sequences lie in one Natrarchaeobius halalkaliphilus genomic window:
- a CDS encoding IclR family transcriptional regulator translates to MSATDGGDTRKTTKTSLAVVEAINELDGATLSELADHTGLATSTLHTHLRTLEETEYVTRIDNTYQLGLKLFYLGENARRRDSRYTLAKEKAFRLANQVSEEVNFAVEEYGRSIMLFDETPSPSDTGFQVGRYFHMHSSASGKAMLAEYSEQRVDEIIDKWGLPKYTENTITDIDELRGELETIREQGYAVNQQEELEGLHSVAMVINNPDGSVFGSLDVSGPPYRLPEDHEIAAQLQPVVEELESELEDAG, encoded by the coding sequence ATGAGCGCCACCGACGGTGGGGACACGCGAAAGACCACGAAAACTTCACTCGCCGTAGTCGAGGCAATCAACGAACTCGATGGCGCGACGCTGTCGGAACTGGCGGATCACACCGGTCTCGCGACCAGTACGCTGCATACCCATCTCCGAACGCTCGAGGAGACGGAGTACGTCACTCGGATCGACAATACTTATCAGCTCGGGTTGAAACTTTTCTACCTTGGGGAAAACGCCCGGCGGCGGGACTCGAGATACACCCTGGCGAAAGAGAAAGCGTTCCGGCTGGCAAATCAGGTGAGCGAGGAGGTGAACTTCGCGGTCGAGGAGTACGGTCGGTCGATCATGCTGTTCGACGAGACGCCGTCGCCGTCGGATACCGGCTTTCAGGTCGGTCGGTACTTCCACATGCACAGTTCTGCCAGCGGGAAAGCGATGCTCGCTGAGTATTCCGAACAGCGCGTCGACGAGATTATCGACAAGTGGGGGTTGCCGAAGTACACCGAGAACACGATTACCGACATAGACGAACTCCGGGGCGAACTCGAGACGATCCGGGAGCAGGGGTATGCGGTAAATCAACAGGAGGAACTGGAAGGTCTTCATTCGGTCGCGATGGTGATCAACAACCCCGACGGCTCGGTGTTTGGCTCGCTGGACGTTTCGGGGCCGCCGTACCGGCTGCCGGAAGACCACGAAATCGCAGCCCAGCTTCAGCCGGTCGTCGAGGAACTCGAATCCGAGCTGGAAGACGCCGGTTGA
- a CDS encoding geranylgeranyl reductase family protein, giving the protein MVRNQYGVVVVGGGVAGCFAAATAAAEGIDVVQLERKPREEGGFIACGDAMKSPRNPKNYPGPIDMDAIAGDESVLVDNNIDQIEFWDEELGVRKVLPYETGSNVIDRYEFGQRLLEQAADRGAEQHYDTVVNEVIQTDRVTGVDAIRNGDPVSYECDVLIDAAGAQSILQDMIDFEGLDTSGDPTFEVPHYTHFGSAYREIIETEKPVEYHNAIVGKPLERMGYIWYFPRTPTEINVGLGFQMNTEPIPLADRLRRDIENRPEYQDATVSDRFERKNKLGAAIALRRPLDSMVAPGYLAAGGAAGTTHPITGKGIRGAAYSGYSAGRAAAQAIEDGDVSESGLWEHNRFLYREHGEAAKLASWDAYNVAASSIEVNVLRAVTALLPERELREIVGTSTKVDSLKSKALVGTGVLKNFVSEYRRGSFDALDVGTGELYEAVRSVRTTRTYVSAYENQYEAYPEERSTFEDWLSERDRIDREFYDALDLSPGDYKY; this is encoded by the coding sequence ATGGTGCGCAATCAGTACGGCGTGGTCGTCGTCGGGGGAGGGGTAGCGGGCTGTTTCGCGGCGGCAACGGCGGCGGCCGAGGGAATCGACGTCGTCCAACTCGAGCGAAAACCCCGCGAGGAGGGTGGTTTTATCGCCTGTGGCGACGCGATGAAGAGCCCTCGGAATCCGAAGAACTATCCCGGTCCGATCGACATGGACGCGATCGCAGGCGACGAGTCCGTCCTCGTCGACAACAACATCGATCAGATCGAGTTTTGGGACGAGGAACTCGGCGTGCGGAAGGTACTGCCCTACGAGACGGGGAGCAACGTCATCGATCGCTACGAGTTCGGGCAGCGCCTTCTTGAGCAGGCGGCCGACCGGGGAGCAGAGCAACACTACGATACGGTGGTCAACGAGGTGATCCAGACCGATCGCGTCACCGGAGTCGACGCGATTCGAAACGGCGATCCGGTGAGCTACGAGTGTGACGTGTTGATCGACGCCGCAGGCGCACAGTCGATCCTGCAGGACATGATCGATTTCGAGGGACTCGATACGTCCGGTGATCCGACGTTCGAGGTGCCCCACTACACACACTTCGGGTCGGCCTACCGCGAAATCATCGAGACTGAAAAACCGGTGGAGTATCACAACGCCATCGTCGGCAAACCCCTAGAACGGATGGGGTACATCTGGTACTTCCCGCGTACGCCGACGGAAATCAACGTCGGCCTTGGCTTCCAGATGAACACGGAGCCGATCCCGCTCGCGGACCGCCTGCGCCGCGACATCGAAAACCGGCCCGAATACCAGGATGCAACGGTCTCCGACCGGTTCGAGAGGAAAAACAAGCTTGGGGCGGCGATCGCGCTTCGTCGGCCGCTGGATTCGATGGTCGCTCCCGGCTACCTGGCCGCGGGCGGCGCGGCGGGGACGACGCATCCGATCACGGGCAAAGGAATCCGCGGCGCGGCGTACTCGGGGTACTCCGCCGGGCGCGCAGCCGCACAGGCCATCGAAGACGGGGACGTCTCCGAGAGCGGGCTCTGGGAGCACAATCGCTTTCTGTACCGCGAACACGGAGAGGCGGCGAAACTCGCCTCGTGGGACGCCTACAACGTCGCCGCGAGTTCCATCGAGGTGAACGTTCTCCGGGCCGTCACCGCGTTGCTTCCCGAACGGGAGCTTCGGGAAATCGTCGGCACCTCCACGAAAGTGGACAGTCTCAAAAGCAAGGCCCTCGTGGGGACCGGGGTCCTCAAGAATTTCGTTTCGGAGTATCGGAGGGGCAGCTTCGACGCGCTCGACGTGGGCACGGGTGAGCTATACGAGGCCGTTCGCTCCGTCAGAACGACGCGGACCTACGTCTCTGCGTACGAAAACCAGTACGAAGCCTATCCGGAAGAGCGTTCGACCTTCGAGGACTGGCTCTCCGAACGCGACCGAATCGATCGGGAATTTTACGACGCTCTCGATCTCTCCCCTGGCGACTACAAGTACTGA
- a CDS encoding pyridoxal-phosphate-dependent aminotransferase family protein, whose product MTTDRLRMTPGPTEVPEAVRDRMAEPMPNPDVEPEFFEEYRELTAKLEAIFRADSSEAVDRGPDSELDLLVLGGEGILGLEAAVDSLVGPDDRVLCLSNGLYGDGFAEFVEATGAEALICGVSPRETLAADVIASELEDGEYDVATMVHCETPTGTLNDLEPILDVLDDHGVLSIVDAVSSLGGTPVPAEKIDICLGASQKCFSAPPGLTVCSVSERAWNRIEAVETDSFYTNLEPWRGAVDDEWFPYTHLTSNLAGLDAAADLVLEEGIDSVFERHETAATRCRERAAALGLETYPDDAADSSPTVTALTVDGRAEALQRAMLDEHGIVLATGLGELADDVLRIGHMGHNARLERVDRTMDALADVLE is encoded by the coding sequence ATGACGACCGATCGATTGCGGATGACGCCGGGACCGACCGAGGTCCCCGAAGCAGTTCGCGACCGGATGGCCGAACCGATGCCGAACCCCGACGTTGAGCCCGAATTCTTCGAGGAGTACCGGGAACTGACGGCGAAGCTCGAAGCGATCTTTCGGGCGGATTCGAGCGAGGCCGTCGACCGCGGCCCCGACTCGGAGCTGGACCTGCTGGTTCTCGGCGGCGAGGGAATCCTCGGCCTCGAGGCGGCCGTCGACTCGCTGGTGGGACCCGACGACCGCGTGCTGTGTCTGTCGAACGGGTTGTACGGCGACGGGTTCGCGGAGTTCGTCGAGGCGACCGGCGCGGAGGCACTCATTTGCGGCGTCTCGCCCCGAGAAACACTTGCGGCCGACGTCATCGCGAGCGAACTCGAAGACGGCGAGTACGATGTCGCCACGATGGTCCACTGCGAGACGCCGACGGGAACGCTGAACGACCTCGAGCCGATCCTCGACGTTCTCGACGACCACGGCGTTCTCTCGATCGTCGATGCGGTCTCCTCGCTCGGGGGAACGCCCGTTCCCGCCGAGAAGATCGACATCTGTCTCGGCGCGAGCCAGAAGTGTTTCAGCGCGCCGCCGGGACTCACGGTGTGTTCGGTCAGCGAGCGGGCCTGGAACCGCATCGAAGCCGTCGAAACCGACTCCTTCTACACGAATCTCGAGCCCTGGCGGGGCGCCGTCGACGACGAGTGGTTCCCGTACACCCACCTCACGTCGAACCTCGCCGGCCTCGACGCCGCCGCCGATCTGGTGCTCGAGGAGGGAATCGACTCCGTCTTCGAGCGCCACGAGACGGCGGCAACGCGCTGTCGAGAACGGGCCGCGGCGCTCGGCCTCGAGACGTACCCCGACGATGCGGCGGACTCCTCACCGACCGTGACGGCGCTCACAGTCGACGGGCGGGCCGAAGCGCTCCAGCGGGCGATGCTCGACGAGCACGGAATCGTCCTCGCAACGGGTCTCGGGGAGCTCGCGGACGACGTCCTCCGGATCGGACACATGGGTCACAACGCGCGTCTCGAGCGAGTCGACCGGACGATGGACGCGCTCGCTGACGTCCTCGAGTGA
- a CDS encoding rubrerythrin-like domain-containing protein gives MKDVQLDPEAESAYECFSCGTVVHATAPGSCPKCGADMRNRRTPIE, from the coding sequence ATGAAAGACGTTCAACTCGATCCCGAGGCGGAATCAGCGTACGAGTGCTTCAGTTGTGGAACCGTCGTCCACGCCACGGCGCCGGGTTCGTGCCCGAAATGCGGCGCGGACATGCGTAATCGACGGACACCGATCGAGTAG
- a CDS encoding class I SAM-dependent methyltransferase — MSERSTQETPRDDREISHPVFAAIYDRVPQSWLLRSHREYLTRALSGRVLEIGAGDGAMFPYAAAAGTDIEYHAIEPDPHMRTRAESAARERGFPVDLRSARAESLPYPDESVDVVLASLVFCTIEDPDAALAEAARVLKPGGEFRFLEHVRADGWRGSGQDLLNPLWKRAAGGCQLNRETIPRFVSHDAFSVVEIERLRFGIFPVRPFVRGTLRRR, encoded by the coding sequence ATGAGCGAACGGAGCACGCAGGAGACGCCTCGAGACGACCGCGAGATCTCACATCCCGTCTTCGCCGCGATCTACGATCGGGTTCCCCAGTCGTGGCTCCTCCGATCGCACCGGGAGTATCTCACGCGAGCGCTCTCCGGTCGCGTCCTCGAGATCGGGGCCGGCGACGGCGCGATGTTCCCGTACGCGGCCGCCGCCGGGACGGACATCGAGTACCACGCGATCGAACCCGACCCGCACATGCGAACTCGAGCGGAGAGCGCCGCCCGCGAGCGCGGATTCCCGGTCGACCTCCGGAGCGCCCGCGCCGAGTCGCTTCCCTACCCCGACGAGAGCGTCGACGTCGTCCTCGCTTCGCTCGTTTTCTGTACCATCGAGGACCCCGACGCCGCGCTCGCGGAGGCCGCTCGCGTCTTGAAACCCGGGGGCGAGTTCCGGTTTCTGGAGCACGTTCGCGCCGACGGCTGGCGCGGGTCGGGACAGGACCTTCTGAATCCGCTCTGGAAGCGGGCAGCTGGTGGCTGTCAGTTGAACCGCGAGACGATCCCCCGGTTCGTCTCCCACGACGCCTTCTCCGTCGTCGAAATCGAGCGGCTGAGGTTCGGAATCTTTCCCGTGCGACCGTTCGTCCGGGGTACGCTTCGTCGACGGTGA
- a CDS encoding DUF7576 family protein produces MDSNGDPTPGSVVAGLHPRFAAGGREHVSENEDSSDELDAGVVRCGTCGSTIGLREYRLTVIVSEDSTAIEHHYCSDTCLPDRGESERADRSSSSEDWSYCR; encoded by the coding sequence ATGGACTCGAACGGTGATCCAACTCCCGGATCGGTCGTCGCGGGGCTACACCCTCGTTTCGCAGCCGGTGGCCGCGAACACGTCAGCGAGAACGAAGACTCGAGCGACGAACTCGATGCCGGCGTCGTCCGCTGTGGAACGTGCGGATCGACGATCGGGCTACGAGAGTATCGACTGACCGTGATCGTTAGCGAGGACTCGACAGCGATCGAACACCACTACTGCAGCGACACCTGTCTTCCCGACCGGGGAGAGAGTGAGCGAGCGGACCGATCGTCGTCGTCAGAGGACTGGTCGTACTGTCGGTAA
- the ilvA gene encoding threonine ammonia-lyase, producing MTVTISDIRRAQNRCDDDDVVRVTPIETSRTLDSEVGADVRLKMEHLQRTGSFKTRGAYNKLTKLTESGTDRTDVIAASAGNHAQGVALAATKAGLDSTIVMPKNAPQAKIDATKGYGGTVDLHGKTFRDAMGYAKSIADDDSVFVHAYDDPDIVAGQGTLGLEIIEQVPDVDTVIVPIGGGGLIGGIATAIGERSPETRIIGVQADGAATVPESLEAGAPRTRESVQTIADGIATGGISDLTYQLITEYVDDVITVTDTEIAESVLFLLERTKQMVEGAGAISVAALRSGQLDVEGEVVVPLLCGGNLSMTDLQTVLTHGLTHRDQLVRLRVQIVDQPGEMNRISEAIGDHGANISDVSHERSAKDLDVGDAYLQFRIETSGSDQTERIVESIREMGYDVRTCGEGEY from the coding sequence ATGACCGTGACTATATCCGACATTCGACGGGCTCAGAACCGATGTGACGACGACGACGTCGTTCGCGTGACGCCGATCGAGACGAGTCGAACGCTCGATTCGGAGGTCGGAGCGGACGTTCGGCTCAAGATGGAACACCTCCAGCGAACCGGTTCGTTCAAGACGCGAGGTGCGTACAACAAGCTGACGAAGCTCACCGAGTCCGGCACCGACCGGACGGACGTCATCGCGGCGAGTGCGGGAAACCACGCACAGGGTGTTGCACTCGCCGCGACGAAAGCCGGTCTGGACTCGACGATCGTGATGCCGAAGAACGCACCGCAAGCGAAGATCGACGCAACGAAGGGGTACGGTGGGACGGTCGACCTTCACGGAAAGACGTTTCGCGACGCGATGGGCTATGCGAAGTCGATCGCCGACGACGATAGCGTCTTCGTCCACGCCTACGACGATCCGGACATCGTCGCCGGACAGGGAACGCTCGGGCTGGAGATCATCGAGCAGGTTCCAGACGTCGATACCGTGATCGTCCCGATCGGTGGCGGCGGACTGATCGGCGGAATCGCGACCGCGATCGGTGAGCGTTCGCCGGAAACCCGAATAATCGGCGTTCAGGCCGACGGAGCCGCGACCGTTCCAGAGAGCCTCGAAGCGGGTGCTCCACGGACTCGAGAGTCGGTACAGACGATCGCAGACGGGATCGCGACCGGCGGAATCTCCGATCTGACCTACCAGCTCATCACGGAGTACGTCGACGACGTCATCACCGTTACGGATACCGAAATCGCAGAGAGCGTGTTGTTCTTGCTCGAGCGAACCAAACAGATGGTCGAAGGGGCAGGGGCGATCTCCGTGGCAGCGCTCCGTAGTGGTCAGCTAGACGTCGAGGGAGAGGTCGTCGTCCCGCTGCTCTGTGGTGGCAATCTGAGCATGACCGATCTTCAGACGGTACTCACGCACGGACTCACACACCGAGACCAACTCGTCCGGTTGCGGGTCCAGATCGTCGACCAACCGGGAGAGATGAACCGGATTTCGGAGGCCATTGGCGACCACGGCGCGAACATTTCCGACGTGAGTCACGAACGCTCGGCCAAAGACCTGGACGTCGGGGACGCGTATCTCCAGTTTCGAATCGAGACGAGTGGATCCGATCAGACGGAGCGAATCGTCGAGTCGATTCGAGAGATGGGATACGACGTGCGCACCTGTGGCGAGGGCGAGTACTGA
- a CDS encoding redox-regulated ATPase YchF gives MSHRIGLVGKPSVGKSSFFNAATMNDVPEGAYPFTTIDPSVGEAYVRVECAAPEFDEQCTPNVGYCDDGTRFVPTKLVDVAGLIPGAHEGNGLGNQFLSDLNETDVLIHVVDFSGETDLEGEPTEDHDPRDDIAFLEEELDQWYLGVLEKGIERYESGYTTEDDAIEEELATQMSAFKTNEDEIKRLIRRTDVGFDPEEWDPEAKLALAREIRTETKPMVIAANKMDTTEAQENYEEITSDSDYDHLTIVPCSAHAEKALKSADKAGVVDYRPGDSDFEITGDVSGEQTQGLEQIREFLATYGATGVQAALETALFDVLGVKPVFPGGANGLGNERGEVLPDCYLVPPNATAEDFAYSLHSDIGDGFLHAIDCRSNRQLGKDYEVEPRDVIEVITTN, from the coding sequence ATGAGTCATCGAATCGGACTCGTCGGCAAACCGTCCGTCGGCAAGTCCTCCTTTTTCAATGCGGCGACGATGAACGACGTTCCCGAAGGGGCCTACCCGTTCACGACGATCGATCCCAGCGTCGGTGAGGCCTACGTCCGCGTCGAGTGTGCAGCGCCCGAGTTCGACGAGCAGTGTACGCCGAACGTCGGCTACTGCGACGACGGCACCCGATTCGTCCCCACGAAACTCGTCGACGTCGCCGGGTTAATCCCCGGCGCACACGAAGGGAACGGCCTCGGAAACCAGTTCCTCTCGGATCTGAACGAAACCGACGTTCTCATTCACGTCGTCGACTTTTCCGGTGAAACCGATCTCGAGGGTGAACCAACCGAGGATCACGATCCGCGCGACGATATCGCCTTTCTGGAGGAAGAACTCGACCAGTGGTACCTCGGCGTCTTAGAGAAAGGGATCGAACGCTACGAGTCGGGTTACACCACCGAAGACGACGCCATCGAGGAGGAACTCGCAACGCAGATGAGCGCCTTCAAGACGAACGAAGACGAGATCAAGCGCCTCATCCGTCGAACCGACGTCGGCTTCGACCCCGAGGAGTGGGACCCGGAGGCGAAACTCGCCCTCGCCCGGGAAATTCGAACCGAAACCAAGCCGATGGTGATCGCCGCAAACAAGATGGACACGACCGAGGCCCAGGAAAACTACGAGGAGATCACGTCCGACTCCGACTACGATCACCTGACGATCGTCCCCTGTAGCGCCCACGCCGAGAAGGCACTGAAATCCGCCGACAAGGCCGGCGTCGTCGACTACCGGCCCGGCGATTCGGACTTCGAGATTACGGGCGACGTTTCGGGCGAACAGACCCAGGGACTCGAGCAAATCCGAGAGTTCCTCGCGACGTACGGCGCGACCGGCGTCCAGGCGGCCCTCGAGACGGCCTTGTTCGACGTTCTGGGCGTGAAACCGGTGTTCCCCGGCGGCGCGAACGGGCTCGGAAACGAACGCGGCGAGGTCCTCCCCGACTGTTATCTGGTCCCGCCGAACGCTACCGCCGAGGATTTCGCCTACAGCCTCCACTCTGACATCGGTGACGGCTTCCTCCACGCCATCGACTGTCGATCCAACCGACAGTTGGGGAAGGACTACGAGGTCGAACCGCGCGACGTGATCGAAGTCATCACGACCAACTGA
- a CDS encoding phosphoribosyltransferase produces MFEDRADAGDRLAAELERRGLEADVVLGIPRGALPVAKPVANALEADLDIVVARKMGAPGNPELALGAVASDGTVWRNDALIDQLDVSEAYVEDVRTMEADNAREKLARYRETDELPDLAGARVVVVDDGVATGATATACLRQIREADAASLVLAVPVGSPSAVDSLRSEADDVVALRTPENFRAVGQFYRTFGQVSDADAIDYLES; encoded by the coding sequence ATGTTCGAGGACAGAGCGGACGCCGGCGACCGACTCGCGGCGGAACTCGAGCGACGCGGCCTCGAGGCCGACGTCGTCCTCGGGATCCCGCGCGGCGCGTTGCCCGTGGCAAAACCGGTCGCGAACGCGCTCGAGGCCGACCTGGATATCGTGGTCGCACGAAAGATGGGGGCACCGGGTAACCCCGAACTCGCCCTCGGTGCGGTCGCGAGCGACGGCACCGTCTGGCGAAACGACGCGCTCATCGATCAACTGGACGTCTCGGAGGCGTACGTAGAGGACGTCCGGACGATGGAGGCCGACAACGCTCGGGAAAAGCTGGCGCGGTACCGCGAGACGGACGAACTACCCGATCTCGCGGGTGCTCGAGTGGTCGTCGTCGACGACGGCGTCGCGACCGGCGCGACGGCGACGGCCTGCCTTCGACAGATACGCGAGGCCGACGCGGCGTCGCTCGTGCTGGCGGTACCCGTCGGTTCGCCCAGCGCCGTCGACTCGCTGAGGAGCGAAGCCGACGACGTCGTCGCGCTTCGAACGCCGGAGAACTTCCGCGCGGTCGGGCAGTTCTATCGAACCTTTGGACAGGTGAGCGACGCGGACGCGATCGACTACCTCGAGAGCTGA
- the gdhB gene encoding glutamate dehydrogenase GdhB: MESDQQSPPAKEQRRSSNGAAESALETARRQLSRGSSHLELGDAVRERLRHPTTVHEVTVPLERDDGTVEMFTGYRAQHDSVRGPYKGGLRYHPDVTRDECVGLSMWMTWKCAVMDLPFGGAKGGIVVDPKSLSEGERERLTRRFTQEIRDVIGPTRDIPAPDMGTDPQTMAWIMDAYSMQEGETIPGVVTGKPPVIGGSHGREEAPGRSVAIVTRETCDYYDRPLSETTVAVQGFGSVGANAARLLQEWGATIVSISDVNGAIYDADGFDVGAIPGHDEEPEAVTRYATENSDVTRLSNEELLALDVDVLIPAAVGNVLTADNADDVRADLVVEGANGPTTFAASAIFEEREIPVIPDILANAGGVTVSYFEWLQDINRRRWTLEEVTTELESEMVRAWNVVREEVDRRDVTWRDGAYVVALSRIDEAHEMRGLWP; encoded by the coding sequence ATGGAATCGGATCAGCAGTCTCCTCCGGCAAAAGAGCAACGGCGCTCTTCGAACGGAGCGGCCGAAAGCGCCCTCGAGACCGCGCGACGACAGCTTTCTCGGGGCAGTTCACACCTCGAACTCGGAGACGCCGTCCGCGAGCGACTCCGCCATCCGACGACGGTCCACGAGGTGACGGTCCCGCTCGAACGCGACGACGGAACCGTCGAGATGTTTACGGGCTACCGTGCCCAACACGACAGCGTTCGGGGTCCCTACAAAGGCGGGCTCCGGTACCACCCCGACGTCACTCGAGACGAATGCGTCGGGCTATCGATGTGGATGACCTGGAAGTGTGCCGTGATGGATCTCCCCTTCGGCGGGGCCAAAGGGGGGATCGTCGTCGATCCTAAATCGCTCAGCGAGGGCGAACGCGAGCGACTCACCCGGCGGTTCACCCAGGAGATCCGAGACGTGATCGGACCGACGAGGGACATTCCCGCACCGGATATGGGAACGGACCCACAGACGATGGCCTGGATCATGGACGCCTACAGCATGCAAGAGGGCGAAACCATCCCCGGCGTCGTCACCGGCAAGCCGCCGGTCATCGGCGGCTCACACGGCCGGGAAGAAGCGCCGGGACGGAGCGTCGCCATCGTCACGCGTGAGACCTGTGACTACTACGACCGGCCCCTCTCGGAGACGACCGTCGCGGTCCAGGGCTTCGGCAGCGTCGGTGCGAACGCCGCTCGCCTGCTCCAGGAGTGGGGGGCGACGATCGTCTCCATCAGCGACGTCAACGGCGCGATCTACGATGCGGACGGGTTCGACGTCGGGGCGATCCCCGGTCACGACGAAGAACCCGAGGCGGTCACGCGCTACGCCACCGAGAACAGCGACGTGACTCGGCTTTCGAACGAGGAACTGCTCGCACTGGACGTCGACGTTCTGATCCCGGCGGCCGTCGGCAACGTCCTCACCGCGGACAACGCGGACGACGTCCGAGCGGACCTCGTCGTCGAGGGCGCGAACGGCCCGACGACGTTCGCCGCGAGTGCAATCTTCGAAGAGCGCGAGATTCCGGTGATTCCGGACATCCTCGCCAACGCCGGCGGCGTGACGGTCAGCTACTTCGAGTGGCTCCAGGATATCAACCGCCGGCGGTGGACGCTGGAGGAGGTCACCACGGAACTCGAGTCGGAGATGGTCCGCGCCTGGAACGTCGTTCGCGAGGAAGTCGACCGCCGCGACGTCACCTGGCGCGACGGCGCGTACGTCGTTGCCCTCTCGCGAATCGACGAAGCCCACGAAATGCGTGGGCTCTGGCCCTGA
- the gcvT gene encoding glycine cleavage system aminomethyltransferase GcvT, whose protein sequence is MSLQKPPLSQVHQSAGADFTDFGGWEMPVTFDSIRTEHAAVRNAVGIFDVSHMSEVSVSGPDATELMNILTTNDVRTLEDGDAQYSCILDSDGVIIDDIVIYRYPDREGYLFVPNAGHGTQMVDRWSSTASRRELSVTVEDRTMETGLVAIQGPGAIETVDSIGTGSVADLSRFSSMRTEIDGVDCLVARTGYTGEDGVEIFFPSAESTAVWNAFDGVQPCGLGARNTLRLEAGLLLSGQDFDPETEPRTPLEAGLGFVVDLEKPEFVGQESLREQNENGVDETLVGLRVEGRSIARTGYPIEVDGNEIGHVTSGTLSPTFERPIALGYVDSSYADEGTSVDVEVRNRTVEATIIDQRFLESLEPETTED, encoded by the coding sequence GTGTCGTTACAAAAGCCGCCACTTTCGCAGGTTCATCAGTCCGCTGGAGCGGACTTCACCGACTTCGGCGGGTGGGAGATGCCAGTCACGTTCGACTCTATTCGAACCGAGCATGCTGCCGTCCGGAACGCGGTCGGAATCTTCGACGTCAGTCACATGAGCGAGGTCTCGGTCAGTGGACCGGATGCGACCGAACTGATGAATATCCTGACGACGAACGACGTTCGAACGCTGGAGGACGGCGACGCACAGTATTCGTGCATTCTCGACAGTGACGGCGTCATTATCGATGACATCGTCATCTATCGATACCCCGATCGGGAGGGCTATCTGTTCGTTCCGAACGCGGGCCACGGGACACAGATGGTCGATCGATGGTCTTCAACGGCCTCGAGACGCGAGCTGTCGGTCACCGTCGAGGATCGGACGATGGAGACGGGACTGGTCGCTATCCAGGGCCCCGGCGCCATCGAGACGGTCGATTCGATTGGCACGGGTTCGGTTGCGGATCTCTCCAGGTTTTCCTCGATGCGCACGGAGATCGACGGCGTGGACTGTCTCGTCGCACGAACCGGATACACCGGCGAGGACGGGGTCGAAATCTTCTTCCCGTCCGCAGAATCGACCGCGGTCTGGAACGCGTTCGACGGCGTTCAACCCTGCGGGCTCGGCGCTCGGAACACGCTTCGACTCGAGGCCGGACTGTTGCTGTCCGGCCAGGACTTCGATCCGGAGACCGAACCCCGAACACCGCTCGAGGCCGGACTCGGGTTCGTCGTCGACCTCGAGAAGCCGGAGTTCGTCGGACAGGAATCCCTGCGCGAACAGAACGAAAACGGCGTCGACGAGACGCTGGTCGGCCTTCGCGTCGAGGGACGATCGATCGCCCGAACCGGCTATCCGATCGAAGTCGACGGTAACGAGATCGGTCACGTCACGAGCGGGACGCTGAGTCCGACGTTCGAACGGCCGATCGCGCTCGGATACGTCGATTCGTCGTACGCCGACGAGGGCACGTCGGTCGACGTCGAAGTCAGGAATAGAACCGTCGAGGCAACGATCATCGATCAGCGATTCCTGGAATCGCTCGAACCAGAGACCACGGAGGACTAA